The Mus musculus strain C57BL/6J chromosome 2, GRCm38.p6 C57BL/6J genome has a window encoding:
- the Pabpc1l gene encoding polyadenylate-binding protein 1-like isoform X5, with product MNGMLLNDRKVFVGHFKSRQKREAELGARALGFTNIYVKNLHANVDEQRLQDLFSQFGNMQSVKVMRDSNGQSRGFGFVNFEKHEEAQKAVDHMNGKEVSGQLLYVGRAQKRAERQSELKRRFEQMKQERQNRYQGVNLYVKNLDDSINDERLKEVFSTYGVITSAKVMTESSHSKGFGFVCFSSPEEATKAVTEMNGRIVGTKPLYVALAQRKEERKAILTNQYRRRPSHPVLSSFQQPTSYLLPAVPQSTAQAVYYSSGSITPMQPDPRWTAQPHGPPSTCPPAASVVQPLSTTQHPCIHLRGASQVSSQVPHTQRVVNIGTQTTGPGGEGSSIPGQLLVPHRGTSAVHSAHGVQESAVYVPGHQPLTVSMLAAAPLHEQKQMIGERLYSLIHDACAPLTGKITGMLLELDNLELLLLLESPESLHAKIEEAVAVLQVHREMESTDRN from the exons CTTTGTAGGCCATTTCAAGTCTCGACAGAAGcgggaggcagagctgggggcTCGGGCCCTCGGGTTCACCAACATCTATGTGAAGAACCTGCACGCGAACGTGGACGAGCAGAGGCTCCaggacctcttctcccagttTG GAAATATGCAGAGTGTGAAGGTGATGAGAGACAGCAATGGGCAATCCCGGGGCTTCGGCTTTGTCAACTTTGAGAAGCATGAGGAAGCCCAGAAG gcCGTGGACCACATGAATGGGAAGGAGGTGAGCGGGCAGCTGCTCTATGTGGGTCGGGCCCAGAAGCGGGCAGAACGGCAGAGCGAGCTGAAGCGCAGGTTTGAACAAATGAAGCAGGAGAGGCAGAACCGCTACCAG GGTGTGAACCTTTATGTGAAGAACCTGGACGACTCCATTAATGATGAGAGGCTGAAGGAAGTTTTCTCTACCTATGGCGTGATCACCAGCGCTAAG GTGATGACAGAAAGTAGCCACAGCAAGGGCTTTGGCTTTGTGTGCTTTTCCTCTCCAGAAGAGGCAACGAAGGCCGTGACGGAGATGAACGGGCGCATCGTGGGCACGAAACCGCTCTATGTGGCCCTGGCACAGCGCAAGGAGGAGCGGAAGGCCATCTTGACCAACCAGTATAGGCGACGCCCCTCTCACCCTGTCTTGAGCTCCTTCCAGCAGCCTACCAGCTACCTGCTCCCTGCTGTACCCCAG TCTACAGCCCAGGCTGTGTACTACAGTTCTGGCTCCATAACTCCAATGCAACCTGACCCCAGGTGGACAGCCCAGCCACATGGACCTCCAT CTACCTGCCCTCCAGCTGCCTCTGTGGTCCAGCCTCTAAGCACGACGCAGCATCCCTGTATCCACCTGAGGGGTGCCAGCCAGGTCTCCAGCCAGGTGCCTCACACGCAGAGagtag TCAACATTGGTACCCAGACTACAGGACCAGGTGGGGAGGGATCCTCTATCCCAGGCCAGCTTCTCGTGCCACATAGAGGAACCTCAGCTGTACACAGTGCCCATGGG GTCCAGGAGTCGGCCGTGTATGTCCCTGGCCATCAGCCTCTGACTGTGTCCATGCTGGCCGCTGCACCCCTACACGAGCAAAAGCAGATGATTG GGGAGCGTCTCTACTCCCTCATCCACGATGCCTGCGCCCCACTGACTGGCAAGATCACGGGCATGCTGCTGGAGCTGGACAACCTGGAGCTTCTGTTATTGCTGGAGTCCCCAGAGTCCCTCCATGCCAAG ATAGAAGAGGCGGTGGCAGTACTGCAGGTGCATCGAGAAATGGAGTCAACAGATAGGAACTGA